Proteins encoded by one window of Dietzia sp. B32:
- the acpM gene encoding meromycolate extension acyl carrier protein AcpM produces the protein MARTEAEIIAGLAEIVEEVTGIEPSEVTPEKSFVDDLDIDSLSMVEIAVQTEDRYGVEIPDEDLAKLRTVQDAVDYIQKIDQS, from the coding sequence ATGGCACGCACCGAGGCCGAGATCATCGCAGGACTGGCGGAGATCGTCGAGGAGGTCACCGGAATCGAACCCTCCGAGGTGACCCCGGAGAAGTCCTTCGTAGACGATCTCGACATCGATTCGCTCTCCATGGTGGAGATCGCCGTGCAGACCGAGGACCGCTACGGGGTGGAGATCCCCGACGAGGACCTCGCAAAGTTGCGTACTGTTCAGGATGCGGTCGACTACATCCAGAAGATCGACCAGAGCTGA
- a CDS encoding DUF3145 domain-containing protein, with translation MSDHNYLADTTTGVVFIHAAPTALCPHVEWALAATLDANSAMRWEDQPAQPGARKAIVDWIGPVGTGARLADSLAKWAMLSFEVTEDPSDLVDGERFSHTPELGMWRGQTGASGDVVISENRLRHLMKAGPAAFHSAVEDELGTAWDRALEPLRGHPAAAEVTWLSRVG, from the coding sequence ATGTCTGACCATAACTATCTCGCGGATACGACGACCGGCGTGGTGTTCATCCATGCCGCGCCTACCGCGTTATGCCCTCACGTCGAGTGGGCTCTCGCAGCCACGCTCGACGCCAACTCAGCCATGCGCTGGGAAGACCAGCCGGCCCAGCCGGGCGCTCGCAAGGCGATCGTCGACTGGATCGGCCCGGTCGGCACCGGCGCGCGCCTGGCCGACTCGTTGGCAAAATGGGCGATGCTCTCGTTCGAGGTCACCGAGGACCCGAGCGACCTCGTCGACGGCGAACGCTTCTCGCACACACCCGAACTCGGGATGTGGCGGGGACAGACGGGCGCCAGCGGTGACGTGGTGATCAGCGAGAACCGCCTGCGTCATCTCATGAAGGCCGGCCCCGCCGCCTTCCACTCCGCGGTGGAGGACGAGCTCGGCACCGCCTGGGACCGCGCCCTCGAGCCGCTGCGCGGCCACCCGGCCGCAGCCGAGGTCACCTGGCTCTCCCGGGTCGGCTGA
- a CDS encoding SURF1 family protein, with protein MRTLRRFLTPGWVIGVLAAILFAWACFALLAPWQLGKSDDLDARNARLAESVEAAPAPLAQVVDGPQAYAEREWRLVTLSGEWQPDSEALLRLRSVDGDLVYQVLTVFDPVDGADLLVNRGYVLVGENNAVPDYPAAPTGEVEITARLRVAEPGEAEPVPMAGLPAVRVVDPAAIGDTLGHDLVPEGYLQLTGDQPGSLTPAPIPGIENGPYLSYGLQWLAFGVLAPAALIYFAWAEIRARRRDAEVAAADAEADADRGSDDDIPPTAGRSDQGGGTTGGIARGDSSVDRDASDVDELSARERAMRARYGDRDDVEKRRALRRADRLRT; from the coding sequence ATGCGGACTCTGCGGCGATTCCTGACCCCGGGATGGGTGATCGGCGTCCTCGCCGCGATCTTGTTCGCCTGGGCGTGCTTCGCGCTGCTGGCGCCGTGGCAGTTGGGCAAGAGCGACGATCTCGACGCCCGCAACGCGCGGCTCGCCGAGTCCGTCGAGGCCGCCCCGGCGCCGCTGGCGCAGGTGGTCGACGGGCCGCAGGCCTACGCCGAGCGGGAGTGGCGCCTGGTCACCCTCTCCGGCGAATGGCAGCCGGACTCCGAGGCGCTGTTGCGTCTCCGGTCCGTGGACGGGGATCTCGTCTACCAGGTGCTCACCGTGTTCGACCCCGTCGACGGCGCGGACCTGCTGGTCAACCGCGGATACGTCCTCGTCGGGGAGAACAACGCCGTCCCGGACTACCCCGCGGCTCCCACCGGCGAGGTGGAGATCACCGCGCGTCTTCGCGTCGCCGAACCCGGCGAGGCCGAGCCCGTGCCGATGGCCGGCCTGCCGGCGGTGCGGGTGGTCGACCCCGCGGCCATCGGAGACACCCTCGGACACGACCTCGTCCCGGAGGGGTACCTGCAGTTGACCGGGGACCAGCCCGGTTCGTTGACCCCCGCGCCGATCCCCGGCATTGAGAACGGCCCGTACCTGTCCTACGGTCTGCAGTGGCTGGCCTTCGGCGTGCTCGCCCCGGCCGCGCTCATCTACTTCGCCTGGGCCGAGATCCGGGCCCGGCGACGCGACGCCGAGGTCGCGGCCGCCGACGCCGAGGCGGACGCCGACCGGGGTTCGGATGACGACATCCCCCCGACCGCGGGGAGAAGCGACCAGGGTGGCGGGACGACGGGCGGCATCGCCCGTGGCGACAGCAGCGTCGACCGGGACGCCTCCGACGTCGACGAACTCTCGGCGCGCGAACGGGCGATGCGAGCCCGCTACGGCGACCGCGACGACGTCGAGAAGCGCCGGGCTCTCCGCCGCGCCGACCGCCTGCGGACGTGA
- the aceE gene encoding pyruvate dehydrogenase (acetyl-transferring), homodimeric type codes for MSGNEGPRDGTAPTNVPILREGVASYLADSDPEETQEWMDSLDGLLAEAGPERARYLMLRLLERASKQRVPLPALTSTDYVNTIPTSLEPEFPGDEAVERTYRRWIRWNAAIMVHRAQRPGIGVGGHISTYAGAAPLYEVGYNHFFRGKDHPGGGDHIFFQGHASPGMYARAYLEGRLREQDLDGFRQEKSHPGRSLPSYPHPRSLPEFWEFPTVSMGLGPINAIYQARFNRYLHNRGIKDTSQQHVWAFLGDGEMDEVESRGALQIAANDALDNLTFVINCNLQRLDGPVRGNGQIVQELESYFSGAGWNVIKVVWGREWDALFDKDTEGALVSLMNSVSDGDYQTFRANDGAWIREHFFGRDPRTAKLVEDMTDEEIWALRRGGHDYRKIHAAYKASLEHTGRPTVILAHTIKGFGLGQNFEGRNATHQMKKLTLDDLKQFRDKQEIPITDEELEADPTQPPYYNPGPNSPEIRYMLERRSALGGHVPERRQSFTPLAVPDIDSLKSLRKGSGKQAVATTMALVRTAKELMRDESLRDRFVPIIPDEARTFGMDSWFPTLKIYNPHGQNYTSVDHDLMLSYKEAKDGQILHEGISEAGSVAEFTAAGTAYATHGQPMIPLYIFYSMFGFQRTGDGIWAAADQLARGFLLGATAGRTTLTGEGLQHMDGHSPLLAATNPGIISYDPAWAYEVAHIMRAGIEHMYGPGAAHETETDGIDRNVSYYITLYNEPVPQPAEPEDLDADALLRGLYRFSAAETGTHKAAVLASGVAMYAAVEAQKMLSEKWDVAADLWSATSWTELARDGFECERHALRHPDQQPRTPFVTAALASAEGPKVAVSDFQKAVPDQIRAWVPGDFTVLGCDGFGFSDTRPAARRFFNTDAESIVVAVLAGLVREGAIEKRTLLEAARLYRIDDVMAAPEPTTDPGVA; via the coding sequence ATGAGCGGAAACGAAGGCCCACGGGACGGGACCGCCCCCACCAACGTGCCGATTCTCCGGGAAGGGGTCGCCTCCTACCTGGCGGACTCCGACCCCGAGGAGACCCAGGAGTGGATGGACTCGCTCGACGGCCTGCTCGCCGAGGCCGGTCCCGAGCGTGCCCGTTACCTCATGCTCCGTCTGCTCGAGCGGGCCTCCAAGCAGCGTGTTCCGCTGCCCGCCCTCACGTCCACCGATTACGTCAACACCATCCCCACGAGCCTCGAGCCGGAGTTCCCCGGCGACGAGGCGGTGGAGCGGACCTACCGTCGGTGGATCCGCTGGAACGCCGCCATCATGGTCCACCGCGCCCAGCGGCCCGGAATCGGCGTCGGTGGCCACATCTCCACGTACGCCGGGGCGGCCCCGCTCTATGAGGTGGGGTACAACCATTTCTTCCGCGGCAAGGACCATCCCGGCGGCGGCGACCACATCTTCTTCCAGGGTCACGCCTCCCCCGGCATGTACGCCCGCGCGTACCTCGAGGGCCGACTGCGTGAGCAGGACCTCGACGGGTTCCGCCAGGAGAAGAGCCATCCGGGGCGTTCACTCCCCTCCTACCCCCACCCCCGCTCGCTGCCCGAGTTCTGGGAGTTCCCCACGGTCTCCATGGGCCTGGGGCCGATCAACGCGATCTACCAGGCGCGGTTCAACCGCTACCTCCACAACCGCGGCATCAAGGACACGTCGCAGCAGCACGTGTGGGCGTTCCTCGGTGACGGTGAGATGGACGAGGTCGAGTCGCGCGGCGCGCTCCAGATCGCCGCGAACGACGCCCTCGACAACCTCACCTTTGTCATCAACTGCAACCTCCAGCGTCTCGACGGGCCGGTCCGCGGGAACGGGCAGATCGTCCAGGAGCTGGAGTCGTACTTCAGCGGCGCTGGCTGGAACGTCATCAAGGTGGTCTGGGGTCGCGAATGGGACGCCCTGTTCGACAAGGACACCGAGGGCGCCCTGGTCTCGCTGATGAACTCGGTCTCCGACGGCGACTACCAGACCTTCCGCGCCAACGACGGTGCGTGGATCCGTGAGCACTTCTTCGGACGCGACCCCCGCACCGCGAAGCTCGTCGAGGACATGACGGACGAGGAGATCTGGGCGCTGCGCCGTGGCGGGCACGACTACCGCAAGATCCACGCCGCGTACAAGGCGTCGCTCGAGCACACCGGTCGGCCGACGGTCATCCTGGCCCACACCATCAAGGGCTTCGGGCTGGGCCAGAACTTCGAGGGACGCAACGCGACCCACCAGATGAAGAAGCTGACGCTGGACGATCTCAAGCAGTTCCGCGACAAGCAGGAGATCCCCATCACCGACGAGGAGCTGGAGGCCGACCCGACCCAGCCGCCCTACTACAACCCCGGACCCAACTCGCCGGAGATCCGGTACATGTTGGAGCGCCGGTCCGCTCTCGGCGGGCACGTCCCCGAGCGGCGCCAGTCGTTCACGCCGCTGGCCGTGCCGGACATCGATTCCCTCAAGTCCCTGCGCAAGGGGTCGGGCAAGCAGGCCGTGGCCACCACGATGGCGCTCGTGCGGACGGCCAAGGAGCTCATGCGCGACGAGTCACTGCGGGACCGCTTCGTGCCGATCATCCCCGACGAGGCCCGCACCTTCGGCATGGACTCGTGGTTCCCCACCCTGAAGATCTACAACCCGCACGGGCAGAACTACACCTCGGTGGACCACGACCTCATGCTGAGCTACAAGGAGGCCAAGGACGGCCAGATCTTGCACGAGGGCATCAGCGAGGCGGGCTCGGTCGCCGAGTTCACCGCCGCCGGGACCGCCTATGCGACCCACGGTCAGCCAATGATCCCGCTGTACATCTTCTACTCGATGTTCGGGTTCCAGCGCACCGGCGACGGCATCTGGGCCGCCGCCGACCAGCTCGCCCGGGGCTTCCTGCTGGGTGCGACCGCCGGCCGCACCACGCTCACCGGCGAGGGACTGCAGCACATGGACGGCCACTCCCCGCTCCTGGCCGCGACCAACCCGGGGATCATCTCCTACGACCCCGCGTGGGCGTACGAGGTCGCCCACATCATGCGTGCGGGCATCGAGCACATGTACGGCCCCGGGGCGGCCCACGAGACCGAGACCGACGGCATCGACCGCAACGTCTCGTACTACATCACCCTGTACAACGAGCCCGTCCCCCAGCCGGCCGAGCCCGAGGACCTGGACGCAGACGCGCTCCTGCGCGGCTTGTACCGATTCAGTGCGGCCGAGACCGGGACCCACAAGGCCGCCGTCCTCGCCTCCGGCGTGGCGATGTACGCGGCGGTCGAGGCCCAGAAGATGCTCTCCGAGAAGTGGGACGTGGCGGCCGACCTGTGGTCCGCCACCTCGTGGACCGAACTCGCCCGCGACGGCTTCGAGTGCGAGCGTCATGCGCTGCGCCATCCCGACCAGCAGCCGCGCACCCCGTTCGTCACCGCCGCCCTGGCCTCGGCCGAGGGGCCGAAGGTGGCGGTGAGCGATTTCCAGAAGGCGGTTCCGGACCAGATCCGCGCCTGGGTGCCCGGCGACTTCACCGTTCTCGGGTGCGACGGCTTCGGGTTCTCCGACACCCGGCCCGCCGCGCGCCGCTTCTTCAACACGGACGCGGAATCGATCGTCGTCGCCGTCCTGGCAGGTCTGGTTCGTGAGGGCGCGATCGAGAAGCGCACCCTCCTCGAGGCCGCCCGCCTGTACCGGATCGACGACGTCATGGCCGCGCCCGAGCCGACGACGGACCCCGGAGTGGCGTGA
- a CDS encoding serine hydrolase has translation MSDEFDRDRLSTALSVVADWPVDNVSAAVVGPDGALAVHGDDTRVYRLASVTKPLVAMAALLAIEEEAITLDEPAGPEGSTVRHLLAHASGLDFADRDKVRAEPGERRIYSSAGFEVLADHIADATGIAFGDYLHEGVCQPLGMESTTLEGSAGHGASASLADLIAFARELVAPGLLAPETLEEAVTEQFRGLDGIVPGYGMQKPCPWGLGFELRDAKHPHWTGQHNSPATFGHFGQSGTLLWVEPEISTALVVLTDRDFGDWAKPLWPELSDRVVDAATRRSREDDALGG, from the coding sequence ATGTCGGACGAGTTCGATCGAGACAGGCTCTCCACCGCACTGTCGGTGGTCGCGGACTGGCCGGTGGACAACGTCTCGGCCGCGGTCGTCGGCCCCGACGGCGCCCTCGCGGTCCACGGCGACGACACCCGCGTGTACCGCCTGGCCTCGGTGACCAAGCCCCTCGTCGCGATGGCCGCGCTCCTGGCCATCGAGGAGGAGGCCATCACCCTCGACGAGCCCGCCGGGCCCGAGGGGTCCACGGTGCGTCACCTGCTCGCCCACGCCTCGGGGCTGGACTTCGCCGACCGCGACAAGGTCCGCGCCGAGCCGGGGGAACGGCGGATCTACTCCTCGGCCGGGTTCGAGGTGCTGGCCGACCACATCGCCGACGCCACCGGGATCGCGTTCGGCGACTACCTCCACGAGGGGGTGTGCCAGCCGCTGGGCATGGAGTCCACCACGCTCGAGGGATCCGCCGGCCACGGCGCGTCCGCCAGCCTCGCCGACCTCATCGCGTTCGCCCGGGAACTCGTGGCCCCGGGCCTGCTCGCCCCCGAGACCCTGGAAGAGGCCGTCACCGAGCAGTTCCGCGGCCTCGACGGGATCGTGCCCGGGTACGGCATGCAGAAGCCGTGCCCCTGGGGCCTGGGCTTCGAACTCCGCGACGCCAAGCACCCCCACTGGACCGGCCAGCACAACTCGCCCGCGACCTTCGGTCACTTCGGACAGTCCGGGACGCTGCTGTGGGTCGAGCCCGAGATCTCCACGGCGCTGGTGGTGCTCACCGACCGCGACTTCGGCGACTGGGCCAAGCCGCTGTGGCCGGAGCTGTCCGACAGGGTCGTCGACGCGGCCACCCGGCGCTCGCGCGAGGACGATGCGTTGGGCGGGTGA
- a CDS encoding low molecular weight protein-tyrosine-phosphatase has product MGGESRVRVVFVCTGNICRSPMADVMARRAFADAGLGDRVVVSSVGTGGWHVGDGMDPRAAAELAAHGYDTGHVAAQLSEEDHDADLVVALDAGHRDHLHRAGVDPDRIRLLRSYEPGADGADVADPYYGDDSGFARTRLQISRALPGLVAEVRGLTA; this is encoded by the coding sequence GTGGGTGGTGAGTCGCGGGTGCGCGTGGTGTTCGTCTGTACCGGCAACATCTGTCGCTCCCCCATGGCCGACGTCATGGCGCGTCGGGCGTTCGCAGACGCCGGGCTCGGCGACCGGGTGGTCGTCTCCAGCGTCGGCACCGGCGGCTGGCACGTCGGCGACGGCATGGACCCGCGCGCCGCGGCCGAGCTCGCGGCCCACGGCTACGACACCGGGCACGTGGCCGCGCAGCTGTCCGAGGAGGACCACGACGCCGACCTCGTGGTGGCCCTCGACGCCGGCCACCGCGATCACCTGCACCGCGCGGGCGTCGACCCCGACCGGATCCGGCTGCTGCGTTCGTACGAACCCGGCGCGGACGGTGCGGACGTGGCCGACCCGTACTACGGCGACGACAGCGGCTTCGCCCGCACCCGCCTGCAGATCTCGCGCGCCCTGCCCGGTCTGGTCGCCGAGGTGCGCGGCCTCACTGCTTAG
- a CDS encoding CdaR family transcriptional regulator yields the protein MTDPTGPGTGERDPQPVRRRSSTPPDQRPVSDALLKRITRYSGTLSTEAVRALEQELPFFGELSADQRAEIQLIIQSAVRDFVTWMRNPEAPHTDTIAGFKLLPKGLGQGLTLQQTVQLVRSTCEYFELVMPRITHNERQRGLMITAVLKFGRELGFTAASVYAAAAENRGAWDTRMEAMLVDAVVRGDRHADLASGASALNWDPTTAATVIVGRPREELGLASVPAAHRAAVAANRHALAVVQGARLVVILSGELESSSAVPAGVLDSFSPDAPIVVGHTVGSLAEAPDSAAEALSGSAAVCGWPGAPRPVAAIDLLPERVLAGDRGAAAMLVDRIVTPLRGADSSVEDTLRAYLDSGGHVEACARELFVHPNTVRYRLKRVSQITQFDPLNARDAFVLRIALVLGKFADRSTQES from the coding sequence GTGACAGACCCGACCGGCCCCGGGACCGGGGAGAGGGATCCACAGCCCGTCCGGCGGCGTTCTTCGACGCCGCCGGACCAGCGACCCGTCTCCGATGCCCTGCTCAAGCGCATCACCCGGTACTCGGGGACCCTGTCCACCGAGGCGGTCCGCGCGCTCGAGCAGGAGCTGCCGTTCTTCGGCGAGCTGTCCGCTGACCAGCGGGCCGAGATCCAACTGATCATCCAGAGCGCGGTGCGCGACTTCGTGACCTGGATGCGCAACCCGGAGGCGCCGCACACGGACACCATCGCGGGATTCAAGCTGCTCCCCAAGGGGCTCGGCCAGGGTCTCACCCTGCAGCAGACGGTCCAGCTCGTCCGGTCGACGTGTGAGTACTTCGAATTGGTGATGCCCCGGATCACCCACAACGAGCGCCAACGGGGTCTCATGATCACCGCGGTGCTCAAGTTCGGTCGCGAACTCGGCTTCACCGCGGCGTCGGTCTATGCCGCCGCCGCGGAGAACCGGGGTGCCTGGGACACCCGGATGGAAGCCATGCTGGTCGACGCCGTGGTCCGCGGTGACCGCCATGCCGACCTCGCCTCGGGGGCCTCGGCCCTGAACTGGGACCCGACCACCGCCGCGACCGTGATCGTCGGCCGGCCCCGTGAGGAACTGGGACTGGCGTCGGTACCCGCCGCCCACCGGGCTGCGGTCGCCGCCAACCGGCACGCCCTGGCCGTGGTGCAGGGCGCCCGCCTCGTCGTCATCCTCTCCGGTGAACTCGAGTCCTCCTCCGCCGTGCCGGCCGGGGTCCTCGACTCCTTCTCTCCGGATGCACCGATCGTCGTCGGGCACACGGTGGGCTCCCTCGCCGAGGCCCCCGACAGCGCGGCCGAGGCGCTCTCCGGGTCGGCGGCCGTCTGCGGTTGGCCCGGTGCACCCCGGCCGGTGGCAGCGATCGACCTCCTTCCCGAGCGGGTCCTCGCCGGCGATCGTGGCGCGGCGGCGATGTTGGTCGATCGGATCGTCACTCCCCTGCGTGGCGCCGATTCCTCGGTCGAGGACACCCTGCGGGCCTATCTGGACTCCGGAGGGCACGTCGAGGCCTGTGCCCGCGAGTTGTTCGTCCATCCCAATACGGTGCGGTACCGCCTCAAGAGAGTGAGCCAAATCACCCAATTCGATCCGCTTAACGCAAGGGACGCTTTTGTCCTCAGAATTGCCCTCGTCCTCGGGAAGTTCGCCGATCGAAGTACTCAGGAGTCCTAA
- a CDS encoding HAD hydrolase-like protein: MTDRPILLVDLDGTITDSLDGIAKSLHHALGVVGTRWDDTRDIRSIAGPPMVDTLTSLGLAGSDLDRAVAAYRERYDEVGWLENAVFTGMDALLDRLAVDGYRMAVATSKDEVAARRILGHFDLAAPFEFIGGADISVGRMAKADVIAHSLAAMGVEPTPVDGGGTGQVLMIGDREHDIEGAARYGVPTAIVRWGYGRPDEWDRAHWSAVDTAALEEIIRGW; the protein is encoded by the coding sequence ATGACCGACCGCCCGATCCTCCTGGTGGACCTCGACGGCACCATCACCGACTCCCTCGACGGCATCGCCAAGTCCCTCCACCACGCGCTCGGCGTGGTGGGCACGCGCTGGGACGACACCCGCGACATCCGTTCCATCGCCGGCCCGCCCATGGTCGACACGTTGACCTCGCTCGGCCTCGCCGGGTCCGACCTGGACCGGGCCGTGGCCGCCTACCGGGAGCGCTACGACGAGGTGGGGTGGTTGGAGAACGCCGTCTTCACCGGGATGGACGCGTTGCTCGACCGGCTCGCCGTGGACGGCTACCGGATGGCGGTCGCCACGAGCAAGGACGAGGTCGCCGCGCGCCGGATCCTCGGGCACTTCGACCTGGCCGCGCCCTTCGAGTTCATCGGCGGGGCCGACATCTCCGTCGGCCGGATGGCCAAGGCCGACGTGATCGCGCACTCCCTCGCTGCGATGGGGGTCGAGCCGACGCCCGTCGACGGGGGCGGGACCGGGCAGGTGCTGATGATCGGAGACCGCGAGCACGACATCGAGGGCGCCGCCCGCTACGGCGTCCCCACCGCGATCGTGCGGTGGGGTTACGGGCGCCCCGACGAGTGGGACCGCGCCCACTGGTCGGCCGTCGACACCGCCGCACTGGAGGAGATCATCCGTGGGTGGTGA
- a CDS encoding ACP S-malonyltransferase yields the protein MLCLTSPGQGSQKAGMLAPWLELPGASDRLDEWSASSGLDLERLGTTATLQEITDTAVTQPLVVASALLGAAELRRRGQVPSDTMVAGHSIGEIAALAIAGIVSEADALRLASVRGAAMSRACAERPTGMIAVLGGVEADVLLSLDTAGLQPANRNGAGQIVAAGPLEACDALEQNPPSRARLRRLEVAGAFHTHHMASAVAEFRELADTIEVNDPELTLISNADGMVVTSGRDALDRVVSQITHPVRWDLCTQTMLKLGVDTFVELPPSGSLVGLAKRMMRDVPRYGVTTVEDLEFALESVPALSGA from the coding sequence GTGCTTTGCCTTACCTCCCCTGGACAAGGGTCTCAGAAAGCCGGGATGCTCGCCCCCTGGCTCGAGTTGCCCGGTGCCTCGGACCGCCTCGACGAGTGGTCCGCATCGAGCGGACTCGACCTCGAGCGTCTCGGCACCACCGCGACCCTGCAGGAGATCACCGACACCGCGGTGACCCAGCCACTCGTCGTGGCCTCCGCACTGCTCGGTGCCGCAGAGCTGCGCCGTCGTGGCCAGGTCCCCTCCGACACGATGGTCGCCGGTCACTCGATCGGCGAGATCGCGGCGCTGGCGATCGCCGGGATCGTGTCGGAAGCCGACGCCCTGCGCCTGGCGTCCGTCCGTGGTGCGGCGATGTCCCGGGCGTGCGCCGAACGTCCCACCGGGATGATCGCGGTCCTGGGCGGCGTCGAGGCCGACGTCCTGTTGTCCCTGGACACGGCCGGTCTGCAGCCCGCCAACCGCAACGGTGCGGGCCAGATCGTGGCCGCCGGCCCGCTCGAGGCCTGCGACGCGCTGGAGCAGAACCCGCCGAGCCGGGCCCGCCTGCGCCGACTGGAGGTCGCGGGGGCGTTCCACACCCACCACATGGCCTCCGCCGTCGCCGAGTTCCGCGAGCTCGCGGACACGATCGAGGTCAACGACCCCGAACTGACCCTGATCTCCAACGCCGACGGCATGGTGGTCACCTCCGGTCGCGATGCCCTCGACCGGGTCGTCTCCCAGATCACCCACCCCGTCCGGTGGGACCTGTGCACGCAGACCATGCTCAAGCTGGGTGTCGACACGTTCGTCGAACTCCCGCCCTCCGGCTCGCTCGTGGGACTGGCCAAGCGCATGATGCGCGATGTGCCCCGCTACGGCGTGACCACCGTTGAGGACCTCGAGTTCGCACTCGAGTCGGTTCCCGCACTCAGCGGCGCCTGA
- a CDS encoding DUF3052 domain-containing protein yields the protein MVAAANQQDGADQVAGQLELTEGMLVQEVGWDSDCDESISEAVEDAVGSELLEEDTDEVVDAVLLWWRDGDGDLVDRLMDVMTPLADDGSVWVLTPKTGRDGHVVPAVIAESAQTAGMLQTRTAALGDWAGSRLALRKNSMPRK from the coding sequence GTGGTCGCCGCGGCGAACCAGCAGGACGGAGCGGACCAGGTAGCTGGTCAGCTCGAACTGACGGAGGGCATGCTCGTTCAGGAGGTCGGATGGGATTCCGACTGTGACGAGTCGATCAGCGAGGCCGTCGAGGACGCCGTCGGATCAGAGCTGCTGGAGGAGGACACCGACGAGGTGGTCGACGCGGTGCTGCTCTGGTGGAGGGACGGTGACGGTGACCTCGTCGACCGACTCATGGACGTCATGACCCCCCTGGCGGACGACGGTTCCGTGTGGGTCCTCACCCCCAAGACGGGGCGCGACGGGCATGTCGTGCCCGCGGTGATCGCGGAGTCCGCGCAGACCGCGGGGATGTTGCAGACGCGCACCGCCGCGCTCGGGGACTGGGCCGGCAGCCGGCTCGCCCTGCGCAAGAACAGCATGCCGCGTAAGTGA
- a CDS encoding acyl-CoA carboxylase subunit beta, which yields MTITSAVDQNIQIDPRDPVVRLENLFDPASLEFITEPDASGALAARGLIDGEPTIAYATDATVMGGAMGLDGCRHIVRAIDVAIDEHLPVVGVWHSGGARLAEGVEALHAVGLVFEAMVRASGHVPQISVVLGPAAGGAAYGPALTDVVIMAPAGKIFVTGPDVVRSVTGEQVDMEGLGGQDVHHRKSGVCHIAATDERDALHRARRLVTLLSAQGEFDTRVLEGDHTDLAGLLPESPKRAYDVRPLVHGLLDSSELDGSTTFEELQAKWAPSIVVGFGRMAGRTVGVIANNPLRLGGCLNSESAEKASRFVRLCNAFGVPLLVIVDVPGYLPGVSQEWDGVVRRGAKLLHAFAEASVARVTLVTRKIYGGAYIAMNSRALGASAVFAWPDAEVAVMGAKAAVGILHKRTLAAAPEDEREALHERLAEEHAAIAGGVGRAVSIGVVDEVIEPTDTRRRLAEALDAAAHTRGRHKNIPL from the coding sequence ATGACCATCACCAGCGCTGTTGACCAGAACATCCAGATCGATCCTCGCGATCCCGTCGTCCGGCTCGAGAATCTCTTCGACCCGGCCTCACTCGAGTTCATCACCGAACCCGACGCCTCCGGTGCTCTGGCCGCACGCGGCCTGATCGACGGCGAACCCACCATCGCGTACGCGACGGACGCCACTGTCATGGGTGGCGCCATGGGCCTGGACGGGTGCCGGCACATCGTGCGCGCCATCGACGTGGCGATCGACGAGCATTTGCCCGTCGTCGGCGTCTGGCATTCGGGTGGGGCGCGACTCGCGGAGGGCGTCGAGGCGCTCCACGCGGTCGGCCTCGTTTTCGAGGCCATGGTCCGCGCATCGGGCCACGTGCCCCAGATCTCAGTCGTGCTCGGGCCCGCCGCCGGCGGCGCCGCCTACGGTCCCGCCCTGACCGACGTCGTCATCATGGCGCCGGCCGGCAAGATCTTCGTCACCGGACCCGACGTGGTCCGCTCGGTGACCGGCGAGCAGGTCGACATGGAAGGCCTGGGCGGCCAGGACGTGCACCACCGCAAGTCGGGCGTCTGCCACATCGCCGCGACCGATGAGCGTGACGCCCTTCACCGGGCGCGCCGGCTCGTGACGCTGCTGTCCGCGCAGGGCGAGTTCGACACGCGTGTGCTCGAGGGCGACCACACCGATCTCGCGGGCCTGCTCCCCGAGTCCCCCAAGCGCGCGTATGACGTCCGCCCCCTCGTACACGGGTTGCTCGACTCCTCGGAGCTCGATGGCAGCACCACGTTCGAGGAGCTGCAGGCGAAGTGGGCGCCCAGCATCGTCGTGGGCTTCGGTCGTATGGCCGGCCGCACCGTCGGCGTGATCGCCAACAACCCGCTGCGGCTGGGCGGCTGCCTCAACTCGGAGTCCGCGGAGAAGGCGTCGCGCTTCGTCCGGCTCTGTAACGCCTTCGGCGTGCCGCTGCTCGTGATCGTGGACGTGCCCGGGTACCTGCCCGGCGTCTCGCAGGAGTGGGACGGCGTGGTGCGTCGCGGTGCGAAGCTGCTCCACGCGTTCGCCGAGGCCTCGGTCGCCCGCGTCACCCTGGTGACGCGCAAGATCTACGGCGGCGCCTACATCGCGATGAACTCACGAGCGCTCGGCGCCTCGGCCGTGTTCGCCTGGCCCGACGCCGAGGTCGCCGTCATGGGGGCCAAGGCCGCCGTCGGCATCCTGCACAAGCGCACCCTCGCGGCGGCACCGGAGGACGAGCGGGAGGCGCTGCACGAGCGTCTGGCCGAGGAGCACGCGGCCATCGCCGGCGGCGTGGGCCGGGCGGTCTCCATCGGGGTCGTCGACGAGGTCATCGAGCCGACCGACACCCGACGCCGCCTCGCGGAGGCCCTGGACGCCGCCGCGCACACCCGCGGCCGGCACAAGAACATCCCGCTGTGA